One stretch of Desulfobaculum bizertense DSM 18034 DNA includes these proteins:
- a CDS encoding DUF6148 family protein has translation MVWTKEELQEQLTQWKQALLRVSGGKSYTIGSRALTLQDVAEIRTTITFLRDELRALSGESGPIVVVGRVRR, from the coding sequence ATGGTTTGGACGAAAGAAGAACTTCAGGAACAGCTCACGCAGTGGAAGCAGGCGCTTTTGCGCGTCTCTGGTGGCAAAAGCTACACCATAGGCAGCCGCGCGCTGACGCTTCAGGACGTGGCAGAGATCCGCACGACAATCACGTTTCTTCGTGACGAGCTTCGTGCTCTGTCCGGCGAATCCGGCCCCATTGTCGTAGTAGGGCGGGTGCGCCGATGA